The Alistipes megaguti sequence GCGGCGGACGTGGCCGAAGCGATCGGCTACCGCTCGCTGGACCGCGGGACCTGGGGCCGATAAAGGACCGATGGAGAGACGGCGAAGGACGGCAAAGAGATGATGAAGAGGTGACGAACGGGAGAATAAAGAGGCGACGAACGGGCGATGACGATGAAAGGGAGGCGAGGCGGTGATGAAAGGAGGATGAGGGAGTTGGCTAAAGGGCGGGGCGGACAAATGGCCCGAACCCAAAAACCCGAGTAAAGAGTCGGATGTAGAAACCGAAGACGTGGGTTTTCCGGGTTCCGATTCGGCTGGAGAAAATGGAAAAGTTGAAACGGAAAAACGATATGAAACGAATTATTCTTTCGGGCGGCGGTACGGGCGGCCATATCTATCCGGCCGTGGCGGTTGCCGAGGCGTTGAAACGCCGTCTGGGCGACGAGGTCGAACTGCTGTTCGTCGGCGCCGAAGGGAAGATGGAGATGGAGAAGGTCCCGGCGCTGGGTTACCGGATCGTCGGTCTGCCGATCGCCGGTCTGCAGCGCCGTCTGGACTGGCACAATCTGCTCGTGCCGCTGAAGATGCTGCGAAGCCTGCGGATGGCGCGGCGCGTGATCCGTGATTTCGGGGCCGATGCCGTGGTGGGCTTCGGCGGCTATGCGAGTGCTCCGGTGCTGTGGGCGGCCCAGCACATGGGCGTCCCGACGGTGATCCAGGAGCAGAACTCCTACGCCGGGGTGACGAACAAGATCCTGGCCCGGCGGGCACGGCGCATCTGCACGGCCTACGAGGGGATGGAGCGCTTCTTCCCCTCCGACCGCATCACGCTGACGGGCAATCCGCTGCGGGGACGCTTCTCGAAGCAGGGGGCCGATCGCACCGAGGCGCTGAAATACTATGGACTGACGGCCGATCTGCCGACGATTCTGGTCGTAGGCGGATCGCTCGGGACGCGTTCGCTCAACGAGATGATGAAGCAATGGATCCTCGATACGGGGGGTAAGGCACCCGTGCAGGTGATCTGGCAGACGGGCAAGTATTACGAGCGGGAGATGCAGGCCTTTTTGGCGGCCCACCCCGCGGCGCATGTCTGGCAGGGAGCCTTCATCGAACGCATGGACT is a genomic window containing:
- the murG gene encoding undecaprenyldiphospho-muramoylpentapeptide beta-N-acetylglucosaminyltransferase, whose amino-acid sequence is MKRIILSGGGTGGHIYPAVAVAEALKRRLGDEVELLFVGAEGKMEMEKVPALGYRIVGLPIAGLQRRLDWHNLLVPLKMLRSLRMARRVIRDFGADAVVGFGGYASAPVLWAAQHMGVPTVIQEQNSYAGVTNKILARRARRICTAYEGMERFFPSDRITLTGNPLRGRFSKQGADRTEALKYYGLTADLPTILVVGGSLGTRSLNEMMKQWILDTGGKAPVQVIWQTGKYYEREMQAFLAAHPAAHVWQGAFIERMDYAYAAADLVVSRSGAGTVSELCLVARPVLFVPSPNVAEDHQTKNARALEAKGAAVVVPDAECRTRAMPLALELLGDRERLAAMSRNLELLAKPHAADDIVDEILKVIK